In the genome of Manis javanica isolate MJ-LG chromosome 17, MJ_LKY, whole genome shotgun sequence, one region contains:
- the LOC108403805 gene encoding leukocyte immunoglobulin-like receptor subfamily A member 3 isoform X1, with translation MGGSASTTTLATLLCLGLCRGPRDRMQAGTLPKPSIWADPGSVVTNGSPVTIHCQGPPQAVRYSLYKEYSGRWTLVAQDEFRDEASFPVGPMSAHRAGRYQCGFHSRSGSEWSDPLALVVTGVYDPPSLWADPSPVVASGGTVSLRCRSEFTGGTFHLLKEGGADGPQHVAAQPSARGWQARFHVDPVTTSRGGTYRCYSSPMAYPYVWSHPSGPLALEVTGVYKAPSLSARPGALVPSGHSLTLQCRSEAGFDRFALTKEGLPTPQRLDGQPSPDFPLGQANGTYGGRYRCYGAHNVSHVWSAPSAPLDILVTGMSEKPSLSVQPGPSVSWGETVTLQCLSELWGDSFHLSKEGSPAPPQHLRGRDTAAPFRASFTLSPVTSAHGGTYRCYSSNSSSPFLLSHPSDPLGLRVSAPGLEWPVLVLVGVSAACALLLAVLLLLLLRRQRLRRRRKPGAAAIAPKDRGPQSSSGPTADDQEETLYEVVKDTQPEDDRQLASQARASEEPQVTYAELNHLTLGQATRAPPPSQPGEPPAEPSVYAALATR, from the exons ATGGGGGGCAGCGCCTCGACGACGACCCTCGCTACCCTTCTCTGCCTTG GGCTGTGTCGGGGCCCCCGGGACCGCATGCAGGCGG GGACCCTCCCCAAGCCCTCCATCTGGGCTGACCCGGGCTCCGTGGTCACCAACGGCAGCCCTGTGACCATCCACTGTCAGGGGCCTCCGCAAGCTGTCAGGTACAGTCTGTATAAAGAGTACTCCGGACGCTGGACCCTGGTAGCCCAGGATGAGTTCAGGGACGAGGCCAGTTTCCCCGTCGGGCCCATGAGCGCACACCGCGCAGGACGGTACCAGTGTGGGTTTCACAGCAGGAGCGGCTCAGAGTGGAGTGACCCCCTGGCCCTGGTGGTGACAG GAGTGTACGACCCACCCTCCCTCTGGGCTGACCCAAGCCCTGTGGTGGCGTCAGGAGGGACTGTGTCCCTCAGGTGTAGGTCAGAGTTCACAGGGGGCACTTTCCACCTGCTGAAGGAGGGAGGAGCTGACGGGCCACAACACGTGGCTGCACAGCCCTCTGCTAGGGGGTGGCAGGCCCGCTTCCACGTGGACCCCGTGACCACCTCCCGTGGCGGGACCTACAGATGCTACAGCTCTCCCATGGCTTACCCCTACGTGTGGTCACACCCCAGCGGCCCTCTGGCCCTAGAGGTCACAG GCGTGTACAAGGCGCCCTCCCTCTCGGCCCGGCCTGGCGCGCTGGTGCCGTCTGGACACAGCCTGACCCTGCAGTGTCGCTCGGAGGCCGGCTTTGACAGATTCGCCCTGACCAAGGAGGGGCTCCCGACCCCCCAGCGTCTGGACGGGCAGCCCAGCCCCGACTTCCCCCTGGGCCAAGCGAATGGCACCTACGGGGGCCGGTACAGATGCTACGGGGCACACAATGTGTCCCATGTGTGGTCGGCTCCCAGCGCCCCCCTGGACATCCTGGTCACAG gaaTGTCCGAGAAACCTTCCCTCTCGGTCCAGCCGGGGCCCTCTGTGTCCTGGGGAGAGACTGTAACCCTGCAGTGCCTCTCTGAGCTCTGGGGGGACTCCTTCCATCTGTCCAAGGAGGGGTCACCTGCTCCTCCCCAGCACCTTCGAGGGAGAGACACAGCTGCACCCTTCCGGGCCAGCTTCACCTTGAGCCCTGTCACCTCAGCCCATGGGGGCACCTACAGGTGCTACAGCTCAAACAGCAGCTCCCCCTTCCTGCTGTCACACCCCAGTGACCCCCTGGGGCTCCGGGTCTCAG CCCCAGGTCTGGAGTGGCCGGTGCTGGTCCTCGTCGGGGTCTCCGCGGCCTGCGCCCTCCTGCTGGCcgtcctgctgctgctcctgctccgCCGCCAGCGGCTGCGCAGACGCAGGAAGCCGG GAGCCGCAGCTATAGCACCGAAGGACAGAGGCCCACAGAGCAG CTCTGGCCCCACTGCGGATGACCAGGAGGAGACCCTCT ATGAAGTCGTGAAAGACACACAGCCTGAGGACGACAGGCAGCTGGCGAGTCAG gCCAGAGCATCTGAAGAGCCCCAGGTGACCTACGCAGAGCTGAACCACCTGACCCTTGGACAGGCAACACGGGcgccccctccctcccaaccaggggagcccccagcagagcccagcgTGTATGCGGCTCTGGCCACCCGCTAG
- the LOC108403805 gene encoding leukocyte immunoglobulin-like receptor subfamily B member 3 isoform X2, producing the protein MGGSASTTTLATLLCLGTLPKPSIWADPGSVVTNGSPVTIHCQGPPQAVRYSLYKEYSGRWTLVAQDEFRDEASFPVGPMSAHRAGRYQCGFHSRSGSEWSDPLALVVTGVYDPPSLWADPSPVVASGGTVSLRCRSEFTGGTFHLLKEGGADGPQHVAAQPSARGWQARFHVDPVTTSRGGTYRCYSSPMAYPYVWSHPSGPLALEVTGVYKAPSLSARPGALVPSGHSLTLQCRSEAGFDRFALTKEGLPTPQRLDGQPSPDFPLGQANGTYGGRYRCYGAHNVSHVWSAPSAPLDILVTGMSEKPSLSVQPGPSVSWGETVTLQCLSELWGDSFHLSKEGSPAPPQHLRGRDTAAPFRASFTLSPVTSAHGGTYRCYSSNSSSPFLLSHPSDPLGLRVSAPGLEWPVLVLVGVSAACALLLAVLLLLLLRRQRLRRRRKPGAAAIAPKDRGPQSSSGPTADDQEETLYEVVKDTQPEDDRQLASQARASEEPQVTYAELNHLTLGQATRAPPPSQPGEPPAEPSVYAALATR; encoded by the exons ATGGGGGGCAGCGCCTCGACGACGACCCTCGCTACCCTTCTCTGCCTTG GGACCCTCCCCAAGCCCTCCATCTGGGCTGACCCGGGCTCCGTGGTCACCAACGGCAGCCCTGTGACCATCCACTGTCAGGGGCCTCCGCAAGCTGTCAGGTACAGTCTGTATAAAGAGTACTCCGGACGCTGGACCCTGGTAGCCCAGGATGAGTTCAGGGACGAGGCCAGTTTCCCCGTCGGGCCCATGAGCGCACACCGCGCAGGACGGTACCAGTGTGGGTTTCACAGCAGGAGCGGCTCAGAGTGGAGTGACCCCCTGGCCCTGGTGGTGACAG GAGTGTACGACCCACCCTCCCTCTGGGCTGACCCAAGCCCTGTGGTGGCGTCAGGAGGGACTGTGTCCCTCAGGTGTAGGTCAGAGTTCACAGGGGGCACTTTCCACCTGCTGAAGGAGGGAGGAGCTGACGGGCCACAACACGTGGCTGCACAGCCCTCTGCTAGGGGGTGGCAGGCCCGCTTCCACGTGGACCCCGTGACCACCTCCCGTGGCGGGACCTACAGATGCTACAGCTCTCCCATGGCTTACCCCTACGTGTGGTCACACCCCAGCGGCCCTCTGGCCCTAGAGGTCACAG GCGTGTACAAGGCGCCCTCCCTCTCGGCCCGGCCTGGCGCGCTGGTGCCGTCTGGACACAGCCTGACCCTGCAGTGTCGCTCGGAGGCCGGCTTTGACAGATTCGCCCTGACCAAGGAGGGGCTCCCGACCCCCCAGCGTCTGGACGGGCAGCCCAGCCCCGACTTCCCCCTGGGCCAAGCGAATGGCACCTACGGGGGCCGGTACAGATGCTACGGGGCACACAATGTGTCCCATGTGTGGTCGGCTCCCAGCGCCCCCCTGGACATCCTGGTCACAG gaaTGTCCGAGAAACCTTCCCTCTCGGTCCAGCCGGGGCCCTCTGTGTCCTGGGGAGAGACTGTAACCCTGCAGTGCCTCTCTGAGCTCTGGGGGGACTCCTTCCATCTGTCCAAGGAGGGGTCACCTGCTCCTCCCCAGCACCTTCGAGGGAGAGACACAGCTGCACCCTTCCGGGCCAGCTTCACCTTGAGCCCTGTCACCTCAGCCCATGGGGGCACCTACAGGTGCTACAGCTCAAACAGCAGCTCCCCCTTCCTGCTGTCACACCCCAGTGACCCCCTGGGGCTCCGGGTCTCAG CCCCAGGTCTGGAGTGGCCGGTGCTGGTCCTCGTCGGGGTCTCCGCGGCCTGCGCCCTCCTGCTGGCcgtcctgctgctgctcctgctccgCCGCCAGCGGCTGCGCAGACGCAGGAAGCCGG GAGCCGCAGCTATAGCACCGAAGGACAGAGGCCCACAGAGCAG CTCTGGCCCCACTGCGGATGACCAGGAGGAGACCCTCT ATGAAGTCGTGAAAGACACACAGCCTGAGGACGACAGGCAGCTGGCGAGTCAG gCCAGAGCATCTGAAGAGCCCCAGGTGACCTACGCAGAGCTGAACCACCTGACCCTTGGACAGGCAACACGGGcgccccctccctcccaaccaggggagcccccagcagagcccagcgTGTATGCGGCTCTGGCCACCCGCTAG
- the LOC108403805 gene encoding leukocyte immunoglobulin-like receptor subfamily A member 3 isoform X3, whose amino-acid sequence MGGSASTTTLATLLCLGLCRGPRDRMQAGTLPKPSIWADPGSVVTNGSPVTIHCQGPPQAVRYSLYKEYSGRWTLVAQDEFRDEASFPVGPMSAHRAGRYQCGFHSRSGSEWSDPLALVVTGVYDPPSLWADPSPVVASGGTVSLRCRSEFTGGTFHLLKEGGADGPQHVAAQPSARGWQARFHVDPVTTSRGGTYRCYSSPMAYPYVWSHPSGPLALEVTGVYKAPSLSARPGALVPSGHSLTLQCRSEAGFDRFALTKEGLPTPQRLDGQPSPDFPLGQANGTYGGRYRCYGAHNVSHVWSAPSAPLDILVTGMSEKPSLSVQPGPSVSWGETVTLQCLSELWGDSFHLSKEGSPAPPQHLRGRDTAAPFRASFTLSPVTSAHGGTYRCYSSNSSSPFLLSHPSDPLGLRVSAPGLEWPVLVLVGVSAACALLLAVLLLLLLRRQRLRRRRKPGAAAIAPKDRGPQSSSGPTADDQEETLYEVVKDTQPEDDRQLASQASGFPLLPSGQSI is encoded by the exons ATGGGGGGCAGCGCCTCGACGACGACCCTCGCTACCCTTCTCTGCCTTG GGCTGTGTCGGGGCCCCCGGGACCGCATGCAGGCGG GGACCCTCCCCAAGCCCTCCATCTGGGCTGACCCGGGCTCCGTGGTCACCAACGGCAGCCCTGTGACCATCCACTGTCAGGGGCCTCCGCAAGCTGTCAGGTACAGTCTGTATAAAGAGTACTCCGGACGCTGGACCCTGGTAGCCCAGGATGAGTTCAGGGACGAGGCCAGTTTCCCCGTCGGGCCCATGAGCGCACACCGCGCAGGACGGTACCAGTGTGGGTTTCACAGCAGGAGCGGCTCAGAGTGGAGTGACCCCCTGGCCCTGGTGGTGACAG GAGTGTACGACCCACCCTCCCTCTGGGCTGACCCAAGCCCTGTGGTGGCGTCAGGAGGGACTGTGTCCCTCAGGTGTAGGTCAGAGTTCACAGGGGGCACTTTCCACCTGCTGAAGGAGGGAGGAGCTGACGGGCCACAACACGTGGCTGCACAGCCCTCTGCTAGGGGGTGGCAGGCCCGCTTCCACGTGGACCCCGTGACCACCTCCCGTGGCGGGACCTACAGATGCTACAGCTCTCCCATGGCTTACCCCTACGTGTGGTCACACCCCAGCGGCCCTCTGGCCCTAGAGGTCACAG GCGTGTACAAGGCGCCCTCCCTCTCGGCCCGGCCTGGCGCGCTGGTGCCGTCTGGACACAGCCTGACCCTGCAGTGTCGCTCGGAGGCCGGCTTTGACAGATTCGCCCTGACCAAGGAGGGGCTCCCGACCCCCCAGCGTCTGGACGGGCAGCCCAGCCCCGACTTCCCCCTGGGCCAAGCGAATGGCACCTACGGGGGCCGGTACAGATGCTACGGGGCACACAATGTGTCCCATGTGTGGTCGGCTCCCAGCGCCCCCCTGGACATCCTGGTCACAG gaaTGTCCGAGAAACCTTCCCTCTCGGTCCAGCCGGGGCCCTCTGTGTCCTGGGGAGAGACTGTAACCCTGCAGTGCCTCTCTGAGCTCTGGGGGGACTCCTTCCATCTGTCCAAGGAGGGGTCACCTGCTCCTCCCCAGCACCTTCGAGGGAGAGACACAGCTGCACCCTTCCGGGCCAGCTTCACCTTGAGCCCTGTCACCTCAGCCCATGGGGGCACCTACAGGTGCTACAGCTCAAACAGCAGCTCCCCCTTCCTGCTGTCACACCCCAGTGACCCCCTGGGGCTCCGGGTCTCAG CCCCAGGTCTGGAGTGGCCGGTGCTGGTCCTCGTCGGGGTCTCCGCGGCCTGCGCCCTCCTGCTGGCcgtcctgctgctgctcctgctccgCCGCCAGCGGCTGCGCAGACGCAGGAAGCCGG GAGCCGCAGCTATAGCACCGAAGGACAGAGGCCCACAGAGCAG CTCTGGCCCCACTGCGGATGACCAGGAGGAGACCCTCT ATGAAGTCGTGAAAGACACACAGCCTGAGGACGACAGGCAGCTGGCGAGTCAG GCCTCAggcttccccctcctcccctcaggCCAGAGCATCTGA
- the LOC108403805 gene encoding leukocyte immunoglobulin-like receptor subfamily A member 3 isoform X4 yields the protein MGGSASTTTLATLLCLGLCRGPRDRMQAGTLPKPSIWADPGSVVTNGSPVTIHCQGPPQAVRYSLYKEYSGRWTLVAQDEFRDEASFPVGPMSAHRAGRYQCGFHSRSGSEWSDPLALVVTGVYDPPSLWADPSPVVASGGTVSLRCRSEFTGGTFHLLKEGGADGPQHVAAQPSARGWQARFHVDPVTTSRGGTYRCYSSPMAYPYVWSHPSGPLALEVTGVYKAPSLSARPGALVPSGHSLTLQCRSEAGFDRFALTKEGLPTPQRLDGQPSPDFPLGQANGTYGGRYRCYGAHNVSHVWSAPSAPLDILVTGMSEKPSLSVQPGPSVSWGETVTLQCLSELWGDSFHLSKEGSPAPPQHLRGRDTAAPFRASFTLSPVTSAHGGTYRCYSSNSSSPFLLSHPSDPLGLRVSAPGLEWPVLVLVGVSAACALLLAVLLLLLLRRQRLRRRRKPGAAAIAPKDRGPQSR from the exons ATGGGGGGCAGCGCCTCGACGACGACCCTCGCTACCCTTCTCTGCCTTG GGCTGTGTCGGGGCCCCCGGGACCGCATGCAGGCGG GGACCCTCCCCAAGCCCTCCATCTGGGCTGACCCGGGCTCCGTGGTCACCAACGGCAGCCCTGTGACCATCCACTGTCAGGGGCCTCCGCAAGCTGTCAGGTACAGTCTGTATAAAGAGTACTCCGGACGCTGGACCCTGGTAGCCCAGGATGAGTTCAGGGACGAGGCCAGTTTCCCCGTCGGGCCCATGAGCGCACACCGCGCAGGACGGTACCAGTGTGGGTTTCACAGCAGGAGCGGCTCAGAGTGGAGTGACCCCCTGGCCCTGGTGGTGACAG GAGTGTACGACCCACCCTCCCTCTGGGCTGACCCAAGCCCTGTGGTGGCGTCAGGAGGGACTGTGTCCCTCAGGTGTAGGTCAGAGTTCACAGGGGGCACTTTCCACCTGCTGAAGGAGGGAGGAGCTGACGGGCCACAACACGTGGCTGCACAGCCCTCTGCTAGGGGGTGGCAGGCCCGCTTCCACGTGGACCCCGTGACCACCTCCCGTGGCGGGACCTACAGATGCTACAGCTCTCCCATGGCTTACCCCTACGTGTGGTCACACCCCAGCGGCCCTCTGGCCCTAGAGGTCACAG GCGTGTACAAGGCGCCCTCCCTCTCGGCCCGGCCTGGCGCGCTGGTGCCGTCTGGACACAGCCTGACCCTGCAGTGTCGCTCGGAGGCCGGCTTTGACAGATTCGCCCTGACCAAGGAGGGGCTCCCGACCCCCCAGCGTCTGGACGGGCAGCCCAGCCCCGACTTCCCCCTGGGCCAAGCGAATGGCACCTACGGGGGCCGGTACAGATGCTACGGGGCACACAATGTGTCCCATGTGTGGTCGGCTCCCAGCGCCCCCCTGGACATCCTGGTCACAG gaaTGTCCGAGAAACCTTCCCTCTCGGTCCAGCCGGGGCCCTCTGTGTCCTGGGGAGAGACTGTAACCCTGCAGTGCCTCTCTGAGCTCTGGGGGGACTCCTTCCATCTGTCCAAGGAGGGGTCACCTGCTCCTCCCCAGCACCTTCGAGGGAGAGACACAGCTGCACCCTTCCGGGCCAGCTTCACCTTGAGCCCTGTCACCTCAGCCCATGGGGGCACCTACAGGTGCTACAGCTCAAACAGCAGCTCCCCCTTCCTGCTGTCACACCCCAGTGACCCCCTGGGGCTCCGGGTCTCAG CCCCAGGTCTGGAGTGGCCGGTGCTGGTCCTCGTCGGGGTCTCCGCGGCCTGCGCCCTCCTGCTGGCcgtcctgctgctgctcctgctccgCCGCCAGCGGCTGCGCAGACGCAGGAAGCCGG GAGCCGCAGCTATAGCACCGAAGGACAGAGGCCCACAGAGCAG ATGA
- the TSEN34 gene encoding tRNA-splicing endonuclease subunit Sen34 isoform X3: MLVVEVANGRSLVWGAEAVQALRERLGVGGRTVGALPRGPRQNSRLGLPLLLMPEEARLLAEIGAVTLVSAPLPDPRQHSLALASFKRQQEEGFREQSALAIEARRTRRQELLEKIAEGQAAKKQRLEQESGTSESQEDSGNQAEGENEANTSQASGEHEHAGGGSASPQPGPSNGVAPLPRSALLVQLATARPRPVKARPLDWHVQSKDWPHAGCPAHELRYSIYRDLWERGFFLSAAGKFGGDFLVYPGDPLRFHAHYIAQCWAPGDPIPLQDLVSAGRLGTSVRKTLLLCSPQPDGKVVYTSLQWASLQ; the protein is encoded by the exons ATGCTGGTGGTGGAGGTGGCGAACGGCCGCTCCCTGGTGTGGGGGGCCGAGGCCGTGCAGGCGCTACGGGAGCGCCTGGGCGTGGGGGGCCGCACAGTGGGCGCCCTGCCCCGCGGGCCCCGCCAGAACTCACGCCTGGGCCTTCCGCTGCTGCTCATGCCCGAAGAGGCGCGGCTCCTGGCCGAGATCGGCGCTGTGACCCTAGTCAGTGCCCCGCTCCCGGATCCGCGCCAACACAGCCTG GCTCTGGCATCCTTCAAGCGCCAGCAAGAGGAGGGCTTCCGAGAGCAAAGCGCCCTGGCAATTGAGGCCCGGCGGACTCGTCGTCAGGAGCTCCTAGAGAAGATTGCAGAGGGTCAGGCTGCcaagaagcagaggctggagcaggaaTCAGGGACCAGCGAGAGCCAGGAGGACAGCGGGAACCAAGCTGAAGGAGAGAATGAGGCCAACACGAGCCAGGCTTCTGGAGAGCACGAGCACGCAGGTGGAG GATCTGCCTCTCCCCAGCCGGGACCTTCAAATGGGGTGGCCCCCTTACCCCGGTCCGCTCTGCTTGTCCAGCTGGCCACCGCTAGGCCACGACCCGTCAAGGCTAGGCCCCTGGATTGGCATGTTCAGTCCAAGGACTGGCCGCATgctggctgccctgcccatgaGCTCCGCTACAGCATTTACAGAGACCTGTGGGAGCGCGGCTTCTTCCTGAGCGCAGCTGGCAAGTTCGGGGGTGATTTTCTGGTCTATCCTG GTGACCCCCTTCGTTTCCACGCCCACTACATCGCTCAGTGCTGGGCTCCTGGGGACCCCATCCCACTGCAGGACCTGGTTTCTGCCGGCCGTCTTGGAACCAGCGTCAGAAAGACGCTGCTCCTCTGTTCTCCGCAGCCTGATGGTAAGGTGGTCTACACTTCCCTGCAGTGGGCCAGTCTGCAGTGA
- the TSEN34 gene encoding tRNA-splicing endonuclease subunit Sen34 isoform X1: MFTRRMLVVEVANGRSLVWGAEAVQALRERLGVGGRTVGALPRGPRQNSRLGLPLLLMPEEARLLAEIGAVTLVSAPLPDPRQHSLALASFKRQQEEGFREQSALAIEARRTRRQELLEKIAEGQAAKKQRLEQESGTSESQEDSGNQAEGENEANTSQASGEHEHAGGGSASPQPGPSNGVAPLPRSALLVQLATARPRPVKARPLDWHVQSKDWPHAGCPAHELRYSIYRDLWERGFFLSAAGKFGGDFLVYPGDPLRFHAHYIAQCWAPGDPIPLQDLVSAGRLGTSVRKTLLLCSPQPDGKVVYTSLQWASLQ, encoded by the exons ATGTTTACGAG GAGGATGCTGGTGGTGGAGGTGGCGAACGGCCGCTCCCTGGTGTGGGGGGCCGAGGCCGTGCAGGCGCTACGGGAGCGCCTGGGCGTGGGGGGCCGCACAGTGGGCGCCCTGCCCCGCGGGCCCCGCCAGAACTCACGCCTGGGCCTTCCGCTGCTGCTCATGCCCGAAGAGGCGCGGCTCCTGGCCGAGATCGGCGCTGTGACCCTAGTCAGTGCCCCGCTCCCGGATCCGCGCCAACACAGCCTG GCTCTGGCATCCTTCAAGCGCCAGCAAGAGGAGGGCTTCCGAGAGCAAAGCGCCCTGGCAATTGAGGCCCGGCGGACTCGTCGTCAGGAGCTCCTAGAGAAGATTGCAGAGGGTCAGGCTGCcaagaagcagaggctggagcaggaaTCAGGGACCAGCGAGAGCCAGGAGGACAGCGGGAACCAAGCTGAAGGAGAGAATGAGGCCAACACGAGCCAGGCTTCTGGAGAGCACGAGCACGCAGGTGGAG GATCTGCCTCTCCCCAGCCGGGACCTTCAAATGGGGTGGCCCCCTTACCCCGGTCCGCTCTGCTTGTCCAGCTGGCCACCGCTAGGCCACGACCCGTCAAGGCTAGGCCCCTGGATTGGCATGTTCAGTCCAAGGACTGGCCGCATgctggctgccctgcccatgaGCTCCGCTACAGCATTTACAGAGACCTGTGGGAGCGCGGCTTCTTCCTGAGCGCAGCTGGCAAGTTCGGGGGTGATTTTCTGGTCTATCCTG GTGACCCCCTTCGTTTCCACGCCCACTACATCGCTCAGTGCTGGGCTCCTGGGGACCCCATCCCACTGCAGGACCTGGTTTCTGCCGGCCGTCTTGGAACCAGCGTCAGAAAGACGCTGCTCCTCTGTTCTCCGCAGCCTGATGGTAAGGTGGTCTACACTTCCCTGCAGTGGGCCAGTCTGCAGTGA
- the TSEN34 gene encoding tRNA-splicing endonuclease subunit Sen34 isoform X2, translating to MFTRRMLVVEVANGRSLVWGAEAVQALRERLGVGGRTVGALPRGPRQNSRLGLPLLLMPEEARLLAEIGAVTLVSAPLPDPRQHSLALASFKRQQEEGFREQSALAIEARRTRRQELLEKIAEGQAAKKQRLEQESGTSESQEDSGNQAEGENEANTSQASGEHEHAGSASPQPGPSNGVAPLPRSALLVQLATARPRPVKARPLDWHVQSKDWPHAGCPAHELRYSIYRDLWERGFFLSAAGKFGGDFLVYPGDPLRFHAHYIAQCWAPGDPIPLQDLVSAGRLGTSVRKTLLLCSPQPDGKVVYTSLQWASLQ from the exons ATGTTTACGAG GAGGATGCTGGTGGTGGAGGTGGCGAACGGCCGCTCCCTGGTGTGGGGGGCCGAGGCCGTGCAGGCGCTACGGGAGCGCCTGGGCGTGGGGGGCCGCACAGTGGGCGCCCTGCCCCGCGGGCCCCGCCAGAACTCACGCCTGGGCCTTCCGCTGCTGCTCATGCCCGAAGAGGCGCGGCTCCTGGCCGAGATCGGCGCTGTGACCCTAGTCAGTGCCCCGCTCCCGGATCCGCGCCAACACAGCCTG GCTCTGGCATCCTTCAAGCGCCAGCAAGAGGAGGGCTTCCGAGAGCAAAGCGCCCTGGCAATTGAGGCCCGGCGGACTCGTCGTCAGGAGCTCCTAGAGAAGATTGCAGAGGGTCAGGCTGCcaagaagcagaggctggagcaggaaTCAGGGACCAGCGAGAGCCAGGAGGACAGCGGGAACCAAGCTGAAGGAGAGAATGAGGCCAACACGAGCCAGGCTTCTGGAGAGCACGAGCACGCAG GATCTGCCTCTCCCCAGCCGGGACCTTCAAATGGGGTGGCCCCCTTACCCCGGTCCGCTCTGCTTGTCCAGCTGGCCACCGCTAGGCCACGACCCGTCAAGGCTAGGCCCCTGGATTGGCATGTTCAGTCCAAGGACTGGCCGCATgctggctgccctgcccatgaGCTCCGCTACAGCATTTACAGAGACCTGTGGGAGCGCGGCTTCTTCCTGAGCGCAGCTGGCAAGTTCGGGGGTGATTTTCTGGTCTATCCTG GTGACCCCCTTCGTTTCCACGCCCACTACATCGCTCAGTGCTGGGCTCCTGGGGACCCCATCCCACTGCAGGACCTGGTTTCTGCCGGCCGTCTTGGAACCAGCGTCAGAAAGACGCTGCTCCTCTGTTCTCCGCAGCCTGATGGTAAGGTGGTCTACACTTCCCTGCAGTGGGCCAGTCTGCAGTGA